GTGAGTGCCTCGTCCATTGTTCTAGGAATCATCCAATAGATTGAAATGATTATAAATAACAAGATTCCAGGGTGGCCATTTTGATTCCATGTTCTAAAGAAATTAGGAAATCTTTTTAGAAAATACCCTGCCATTAGGAAACCTGAGAAAACCAATAAAGGCATTTGCATATGCATATGAACAATCATAATGGATTCTAGTAGGTTCGCCACTGGAGGAATCGCTAATATGAAAAGGAGGATGAGTCCGTAAGTCAGTTGTCTCATGGGGTTATTCCTCCTCCTTTAACATACTTTCTATTTTTTTCGTTGCTTCTTCAATATTTGTATAATCCATTATTTCGGCTAACCTTCCATTTTTACCAACCAAATAAAAAGCGGAGTTATGCGCGAAATTCCCGTAGCCATCCGGTATAACAATGACTCCGAATGCCTCAAGCAACAAGTCTAGTTCCTTTTGATTGGGGATTCGAGCCATTCTCCACGTCTCCCCATCGCTATTAAAATAATCTTTATACTTATTCAAGACAGTAGGTGAGTCTCTTGTTGGATCAAAGCTAATGCTGAGAAAAATGATATCCTCACCAAGGTGCTCGTCTGGAAGGCTCTCATAAACTTGAGCCATATTCATCTCAAGTCTCGGACACACAGTCGTACAAGCTGTATAAATAAAGGTAATGAACACATATTTGTCCTTGAACTCTGTGAATGAATACACACGTCCTTCGGTGTCTTCGAGGGTGACTTTTGGAAACAGAGGCTTTTCTTCCATTAGTTGATTCACTCTTGCTGTTTCTGCTGTATAGGCGGTGAAGCCATCCGTCCCTATATAAAACAAGGTGACTCCAAAAAGGGATACGAGTATGGTTGCAATGAAGGTTTGACGATTCTTAAACATAGGGTCACTTCCCTGTATGAGGAATTTTAAAGAGATAGCTGTTTCTGGCAGCTATCTCTTTTTTTCACCAAGTTTTAAAAGGTGGTGAACCCGGTGGTGCGTTTACCATAAATTCTGTAAGTGGAATGACGTATGCCATAGATACTAGAAGGATCATGATGACAATCCACAAGCCCCAACGTTCTGTCCAGTAAGGTGTCTTCGTTGCGTTTTCTTCTTCTTCGGCTATCGGAAACTCTGTTGTTCCTTTTGGTGCAAAGAACATCATATGGAAAACAGCATATACCTGGATAACGACACCGATGATTAGTAAGGTTCCCCCTACTGCTAAGAACATTAAGTATGGGTCCCACCCTAATGCAGTTGCATGATCTCCGTACGTTGTATAAGAAGTTCTTCTTGGTGAACCAAGTAAACCGACCCAGTGCATGGCCCCTGACATAAATATCATCCCAAGGGTCCAGATAATAGTTTGAATGATACCTAACTTATTGATTTTTGGTGTTAATACTCGTTTGGATACGTAAGGAACTAACCAATAACTAATTCCAAAGAACGTCATCACTACTGACATTCCGAGCGTTAAGTGGAAGTGTCCAACGATCCACATCGTGTTATGGACAACTTGGTTTAATTGGTTCGTACTTTGAACAATTCCGCCTGCACCAGCTGGAATAAAAGCAGCCATTGCGATGAACGGTGCTAAGAAACGAACGTCGCCC
This DNA window, taken from Bacillus carboniphilus, encodes the following:
- a CDS encoding SCO family protein is translated as MFKNRQTFIATILVSLFGVTLFYIGTDGFTAYTAETARVNQLMEEKPLFPKVTLEDTEGRVYSFTEFKDKYVFITFIYTACTTVCPRLEMNMAQVYESLPDEHLGEDIIFLSISFDPTRDSPTVLNKYKDYFNSDGETWRMARIPNQKELDLLLEAFGVIVIPDGYGNFAHNSAFYLVGKNGRLAEIMDYTNIEEATKKIESMLKEEE